GAACACCGTGTCtaacagtttaatatttttctgtttcaGTCGCAAATCGAACAAAAGACTACGGAGCTCGAACGTTACAGGATAGAACACCGGTCGCTGCAAAAAATCGAATCCGACCAAACGGATTTAATAAATCGGTTatcgtttcaaaattaaacgGTTTTGGATAACTCGCAGTGCGAGTTATTCACTTATTCATGAACAAAGGCATAACGATACAAATGAAtagtaatactttaatattatttttttttttattattgtttaatgattaatcaaattattccttaattataaaataatatttaagcataaaaataattatggtaaatgcatttttcataatataataaataaaattattattatcgtatagtataaaaaagaataatttgtgtataatatgtatttcatgtataaatatatgatattttttttcatcagtaCGCGATTTTCACAAAACAACcttgaaaatacaaattatcatcaatatataggtaaaatacaaaaataataattcgtttttaattttatctacatGTCCAAGAttctgtataaaatgtaacaaatacaaaaaaaaaataataataaaataaaataataataataataataataataaggaatgtgtagcatattatattactgacgagtaataatatgtaatttgaatataaatataaaaatgtaaatggcattaatgtttttattattatattgttaatgattaatatatataaataattattgttgttagaaaagaaattattttatacaaacacaaaaaatttaaaaagaaaaaaacatagaatcattataaataaataataaataataacagttttcCGTTCTCAGAAAAACAATGGGTGTTGTAATACTTAATGCATTtcagaataaaatgtaaaatgtcagagatgatcatttttatttggcaacaaatcaaatttttttaagtatacagtAAATATAAGTACAGTACAATAATTGAGGGTAATATCAAGGGAGGAGGAAATTTTGTTTCtggttaaaactataatttaaaaaaattcggtTTCTTTTTTGAGCCTTGTGTTTTCACGGACCTGAAAAATGATaacgttattataacaatactagCTGTAACTTATGGTTAAATAGTaagattaaacaaatataatcagCCTAAAAACtacatacttattttagttattaaagattaaaaatagcgtttttatttgattttacatGCTATCatccaaatattataatttttttacaatttcaatgtcttgtaaaaattatttatgaattaggACAATTAGGTATTCAATACAGGTTATCACTTATTTGTTATTgccaatagttttttttctttctctcGTGGTGaattcaatataatgtatatcaatgaaatattttttctgtcaattttttttttttttttgatcaagaattataaattgaatgttcaccaatattaatttttaatggggCAGTGTTTACACAAAaacttaataagtaataactaataacactaataactACACAAATTGATAAGAAtagatattaatcattaatttgaattagtcaggaattaaaaattaaatccttATTTGGTACTATGTTCATACAACCATtgttaatattagattatatttaaaaataataattacgactATACATTaatccaataataaataatattgattctgggttattattttttactaaaattaacagctacgttcaaaaatgttataatatgctttcatatattaaacaatatcgagttacaaaaaacatttatagttGTTAAGCaataaccaataattacaatattatattattatcacagcttaaaaatgtatacaattgaCCAtcagattaatttttaacaaattaaaaaatattttgaacatagcTGTTGCTGGAAATAGAATGGATTAATCATTACATTTTCCCATGCGTTAAATGTGAGAAAAAACAAtggcttatattataaaaatgaaaaatatttgaatatcatTAGACAGGGTTGAGAAAATcccaattttgaaataaataagccAAGTTTTTAGCACAAAGGAGTTAAATTGATAAGTCGAAACTAAGAGATGGTTGTTCATGTGCATTCCCTACataccattatttatttattttttgattgaaaagtaataatcttgaaaatttaacgaGACCACATGTCTTCGGCacctaaatattgtaatattaattcacgCCGTCCACTTGACCATAAGAATAATACAACAGTATagttttattctaattatgttcacatttaaaactatttttacttacCAAGAGAATTTGTATCATTTGATCCATTGTTTGACTCCAGTGAATCATCAAGAGAACTACCATGTACTGTTGATAAATCATCAATTGTTGAGCCTCGTTTACTACCAGTAGCACCTATTCTAGAAGTCGTGGTCACTCCAGTTCGTCTTTAAAAAACACAACAAAATGTACACATGTTATagcaattttttcaataaacatattatgtatttttaagaacCTGAGTTTGCttctcaaattattattctccCTGGATATTGATTCATTGGATTCCAAAAGTTCATCGAGATCGCGTTGAATTTTTCGTTTCTGGTGCTTTTCTCTGCTGATTTCTTCTTCTGCTTCCTCAATTTGCCTCTTCAGTGTTTTAACTCTAGCATTgctctaaagaaaaaaaaagtagtaacAATGTCTGTGATAGGGTTTGACATACATACCTTTTCTACTTGTTCCTTGTACTGTTCAATTGTTCTTCTTTCATCTTCTAATTGCATTACAActtctttcatttttttctctaatTTACGATTAGctttttgttgtaattgtCTTTCCCTAATCacggaaaattatttttagtaatgtCAAGATGAAACAAAAACTCATACAACACAAGATTCTTTTAAtccatcagttttttttttttttatacttacttgGCTTCAGTTTCCAGTTGCTCGTCAAGATTGGCAATCTTAGATTCCAAGTTGGCAATGgcagttttagtttttactcgTTGATTGGTTTCAATTTCTGCTAATTTGGCCTTTAATTCTTTGTTTTGTCtatcaaataacattttatttgtctcCAATTTTTGTGTTGTTGCTCGTTCATTTGCCAAATctaaccaaaataattaataaatatttttggtaatatataaaaaaaaaaaaattaatttacctgAATTCAACTGTTCAATTTGAATTAGAGCTTTTCTAATTCGTTCGTTCAACGCTTCGGACATTGTCTGTTCTTCTTCTAGTTCTTCTTCTAATGTAGATATTCTTGCTTCAAGACGACGCTTTTCATCGACCATTAGTGTACtgctaacaaaatataatacctattaaaaatattctaattttccaacaaaaataataacacaaaccCCTTGTTAGAATTGCTATTCATTTCTTCGTGTAGATCATCACGTTCACTTTCTGCGACACGTCTAGCTCTTTCAGATGCAGATAATTCTTCTGTCAATAACAGCAATTCAGCTTCAACAGATTTCAATTTACGTTCAGTTTCTTTTGCCGTTGCCGAAAGCTCATCACGAGAAGCTCTAGCCTCTTCAGCATCACGAGTAGCATCCTTCAATTgaacttgtaattttttaagttgttttaaagcatcttcttttaatttgttgtGCATGTCTAACTGTTGTTCAAGATCTTTATAATCAGCTTCAATTTTTTTGCGACCAGCCATTGCAGTCGATCTTTGTTTGCGTTCGTCTTCAAGTTCAGCTTCAATATCACggatttgttttaaaagtccTCTACGTTTTTCTTCACTTTGTTCTTCTTTGGCCTAATTAACatgattaatacaataaaatacttcaacaaaaattgatttatagtaACTATGgtgaaataaactaaaaacattaaatataaggaAAAATAAGGGTCTTTGAATCTTGTTAACACtagttagatataaattatcattattgtgagatattatttttttaagtcactTACAACAAGATCACGTTCAAACTGAGCCCTCAATGCTTGCATGTTCACTTCAAGTCTTAATTTAGCATCTTCGGTTATTTGAAGTTCATCTTCCAAATCTTCATTCTGAACACGAATCTCAGCCAATTGTGATTCTAATATTCGTTTTGCCTTTTCCAATTCATGAAcctggaaaaaaaatgaattcaataCTACTTTCAAAAATAGGTCAGTCATAAATgtgtacaaacatttttgtcaGCTGTTCCttgattatttatcaattcatCTAACTCATTTTGAAGTGTTCTCTTTCCTCTTTCCAACTCTTCAACTTTAACCATCAGTTCATCAAGTTCTCTGGTTAAAGAAAGCACACGTGTTTCCTTTTCTCGAGCTTCTCGTTCAGCAGTGTCACGTTCAATAGCCATTTGCTCGGAAACCGcctaatatttagtatttaaaatgataatttaaattttatttcaaaaaggagataaatataactatgttGTTACCTTTTCTTCAGCAAGAGTTTTGTCAAATATTCTTTGTTTCTTTTCAAGTTCAATGACCTTAGATCGTTGGGCTTCTAAATCAATATTGATATCATCTAATTCGGATTGAAGTTTCTTCTTAGATTTTTCCAATTTATCATTTGTTGCTTGTAATTCTTCAATTTGTCGTTGTAACAATTCCACGTCCTACAAAATAGgtgtaaatacaaatttcaaactaaaaaaaagcaaatattaatataccttaaagatttttttataagaagcTTCCATTGCAGCGGTTGATTCAGCATCATCTTCCATTTTTTTGCGTGTTTcagttatttgtaaattaagaGCAACTATTTGTTTTTCCATGTTTTTCTTGGACTCTTCTTCTTCTTCCAATTGTTCttgtaaaatttctttttcactttcaatttgttttagttttgagTTCAATGACAGTTTTAACTTAGTTTCTTCTTCTAGTAGtgccttaataaaataacaataacaatatattaataatcaagctaaaaaaaaaaaaaaattaaataattattttaaatacttgtgTTTCTTGCAACTGAGTTTCCATTGTTCCAGCAGATTTTTCTGCAGCAGAAGCTTTGAGTTCAGCTGCTTCTAATTGATTAACAATGGATTCAGATTCATTGCTAAGTTTAGAAAGTCTatcaattaattcatttttcgaACGTTCTGATTCTGCAAATTTACTTTGTATCtcacctataaaaaaaaaattaattaaaaaagttacaaaaaattataatttatattttatttattattcaattgttaaattgaatctttaattttactgtagactttattttattatttaaaagttagtaCTTACTAAGTTGAGCTTCAGTAATTTTACGTTTCCTTTCTAATTCAGATTTTGAAGATGCGGAAGATTTGAGTTCAGCAGCAAGATCAGCATTTTCGGCTTCAAGAGTTTGTTTAGATTTTTCCAATTGACTTTtagactataaaataattaaaaattaaagtataatataattttgctacatatatgttttaaatttcagaGCAATACTTTTTTCAAGGATTCTATCTGTTCATTTATAACGGATATTTCTTGACTGTGTTTGTGTCGCATttcggtaataataatttcgtgCGATTGTGTATCTTCTTCTAATGATTTCTTTAGGGTTGCCAATTCCTAATAGGAAACAACATTTATGGATATTAAGGTGTTTAAAGGTTAAGCATGTGAActgataaatgatttataaatattatacctgttCTCGTTTAGCTCTAAGTTCATGTTGTGCTGCAGTTATGTCTAAAGAATCCAAAAGCTCATGTTTTAAAGCTTCAAGTTCTTCATTAAGGTCACGCTTTTGTTTTTCTGCTTTACTTCTGGCAGTACGTTCAGCTTCAAGATCTTCTTGAAGTTCCCCAAGTTGAGATTCCAATTCCCTGAGCGCTTTTTGAGATTGCGCTTTAcctgtaaaatgttttttataataataactaatcatacaagaataaagaaaaacttaCTTGCAGCTTCTTCGTCAATTCTCATAAATGCTTGGGTCAATTCTTCTTCTCGTTTACCAAGTTGTAATTGTAAGTCTTCTACTTGAGCTTTCTTTTCGTTTAACTGttcttttaaatcatttacctaaaaataatatttaaaatgtatagtataaattatttctagttTTCTAtagatgatatattataacttataataaatatattcttaccTCAGTCTCAACTTTACGCTTAGTACGGTCCATTTCTTGTCTTTGTTGATTATCTTTTAATAGGCGTTCTTCTAATTCTGCAATGGATGATTCATGTTTTGCTTTTAATTTAGCTAGATGTTTAGccttttcttcttcttcagcTAATGTTTGTGCCAAATCTGCAGCTCTTTCTTCtaaaacctttttttcttTGACTTGTTTCACATTAGTGTCTTCAGCGAGTGCGAGATCTTCTTCCAACTTTTTAAGTTTGGCATCCATCTGAACACGTTCTAATTGAAGTTTTTGCCGTGCCCCCTCTTCTTCTTCTAATTGTTCTTCCAAatcctaaaattattaaaaaaaaaaataataatattttttgaaaataatttcgatttttaaatacttaacaagTTAATGGtactaacatttatattaatttgtaacttCTTTTTCTCTTGAGCTAATGTACTAGAtctttcttcttcttcttcaatTCTAGCTTCTAAATCATGCAATATTTCTTCTAGTTCTAATTTCCTAGCAGCAAGTCGAGCTCTCATTTCTTCAGCTTCAGCACATAATTCAACTTCTGCTTGTAGTTGTTCAGCCAAGGCATTTTTCTCATCCACTGCTGTTTGATatctattagtaaaaaaataatattttacatctcgagatataaattattaaataaaattaaaaatatattacttcttCTCGAGTTCAAGAACACCACGCTGTTGAGAATCTAATTTTTCCTTAACTACTTTCAATTCTTCTTCTTTAATGGATAATACTTCTTCCTGTTTGGTAACTTCTAACAGAGGTTTAACTTTAGTATATAATCTCCACCACTGCCAATTCCTCAGTTTTAAATATGCTGAACAATTGCGTTGAATAATACGAATGGCATTCAATTGTTGTAAACGTTTTTGATAATTTCTTCTTGCTAAGTACCCTCTACAGAAAGCCTAAAAGTCAGAAGTGATTAATAGTAaactaaatagttttaaatctgtaatataataaaaatattaatcttaagAATGTTTACTTGGAAGTTGACAATGAGGTCAGAAATTTTGAAGTCTCGTTCTTCTTCTAAATGAGCAAGAACACCTGCTCTGAAGAATATTTTGGACTGACCAACACGATAGAGATTTGTATCAAGTTCAAGAgctttaatcattttttcacAAGCCTTTTTGCCATCCATAAAACCTTTGGGTATAGCATTTGATGTAAGAAGTTCATATCGTTGTCTGAACTCCTGGAATGGAATACGATTGGGGAAACCCTGTCTACAAATTCTAATTCCTTCTAAAACTCCATTGCATCGCAGTTGATCAAGTACAAGTTGAGCATCGATTTTACCAGCTCTTTTCTCGTGATTTGGGATAATACATCTTACAAAATTAGGATTAGTATTTCTTAAAGTgatcatcaatttatttaattgttcttTATATAATTGCGACACTGTACGGAACATTCCTTTTCTTGTCCGTGCTCCAAACTGTGTATCAGTGAGAGCTTGATGAGCAATACCTACAATTTCCGCATCTTTCCAGATATGAGTTACAAAAGGATCTTGAGAAGCTTGTAGAAgttgaacaatattttcattcaatGGATCCATGTTCTTCATAAGCCACTTATGTGCAGAGTAATCAACTTTTCCAGCATAGTGGATTATTGAGAAATCAGCAACACCTCTAAAGTCTGTTTTATGGAATTTGGGATGAACACTTTGGGCAGACATCAGTTTTTCTACAAATGATTTATCAGTAGCTTTTGGGAACCAACATTCTTCATCCAATAAGGCCATAACACCCATAGGCTATGAATTACaagaaaaattagtttatgctaaaaatgaattgaaaattaaaccacAATACAtactttatcaattaaatcaataGTGGGTTGCAAATCCAAtccaaaatcaataaatttccaTTCAATACCTTCTCTTTGATATTCTTCTTGTTCTAAAATAAACATGGTATGATTGAATAACTGTTGCAGTTtttcatttgtataatttatgcacAGCTGTTCAAATGAGttcaactaataaaaataataaaaatatattaatacaaatttaattagactaaaatataacaaaatagtaaCTAAAGAAattacttcaaatatttcaaatccaGCCATATCCAAAATTCCAATGAATGATGCTCCTTGTCTTTTAGATCTATCTAAAGATCGATTAATACGGTTAACAAGCCAACGGAACATACGTTCATAACATGCTTTAGAAATAGCTTCTACAGCAAATTCTACTTGTTCTTTGGTCTGGGCTTTGGATACATAATCTCTGCCTACTTTGATACGAGGTCTTAGGAAAGCTTTAGTCATTTCGGTTATAGATAAACCCAATAGATGAGCTACTTTTTGGGCTACTGTATTATCAGGTAAAGTTGCTTGATCACTATTGCGCTCTTGTTTAAACTGCATGTTTCCAAACAACATAACAGCACTCACAATTCGGAAAattgctaaaaaaattatacatgggCGTTAAGctacatttattaaacaaataattgtgatTTAACATACCAGAATAATCTTCTGTTGTCATTCCCATGATATTCATAGCATTAACTGTTTCTCTAAATTCAGCAGCATCATCCACACCAGGTACACGGAGATTACCATTTGTAAGGAAACTATAAGTTTTAGGGTCCTCAAGTATAAATTCggctaaaaacaaaatataagatatcaattttaatttaatcatagccagtataattatgtaaaaataaaaagtaaataataataatttacttttttgttcAGCAGTTGCTCCGCATAGCAGTTGGTAGAAAATATGGAATGTGCGTTCATCTTTTGCTTGTCGTATAGCTCTCGATTTTTCCAATAAGTAAGTTTCAATGTTAGCACCAGCAATGAAACCAGAAGCATCAAAATTAATACGGATAAATTTACCctgaaaatagaaattaagtaaaatttagaGTCATTAACATATTggttaaaaactgtttaaaacaaaactcaCAAATCTAGAAGAATTGTCATTTTTCACAGTTTTCGCATTACCAAATGCTTCTAAAATGGGATTAGCTTGCAACAACTGTTGTTCTAATTCAccctaaacaaaaatatatacataaaattttttttttattaaactagaaaatatttatccacTCACCTCATAACTAACATTAGTATTACACTAGTTAAATAAGTACATCATCAATCCGAATGGAAAGCgtgcaaacatttttataaggcaataaatataaatattttaatagataataatatatattatttaatgtataacacagtttagtttttttttttaaagagaatattaaatataggttaAAAACTCCTGATACAGttagatacttaaataataaactaaataaattgataacaataaacttaatataatcatgtatACTTACAACAACTAAAGCTGGACCAGGTGACTGATTTTCCAAAAATCAACATGAACatagaaaaagaaaacaagtaaataagtataatatacgtattttttaatatttttaatagaaggAATAAAGgaagaacaatattattataataaaatttagccTTTTACCAGATTTAAGAGGTacctataatcatttttaagtttgagtagtaaaatattttgtaaataattagcaaaatagaaatttattttttctacattgtataaaaccagtgttttaaatatagaaaaataaataaattacgtaatattttgttttctttttctttttaagcAATTTACTCGATGAATGTTATACAGGTTCTATTTGTGTAACATGAATAAGAGGTgcttatctaatattataatattggttttatttaacacaGGTAATGAAGTTTAGTATCTACATTAGCATTttagacaaattaaaaacgtcaataataaaatttacttattgtttgTTCTGAtcagttatatataaaattaggttTGCAAAAATGAATGGAAAACCTCCAATGGAAAAATTAgtgtcttataaaaattataataaatgtcttctataatcaatattattgaaaatgggtaataataatacaacatggATGTTTAAGTTagcgttataaattaaagcttTAATTCATAACCATacgaaatacatattatgatttaaaggGCGTTCgtgagaaattttaaaatataatcaagtaCCTAAATGCCAAacgcaaaaattaaaatacaattaattgaatattttaaattgtattgtaagaataaatttatagttaaaggaattattttaaaacaattttcagctgaaaaaaattgttgataagCACATAGACAGTTCAAGTGTAGtccacataattattacaatcgtGACGCTATAATAGGCAAGCAAACGCGCAtaacttaaaagaaaaaaccatTTGGTATATTTGCGTAAATGCCTACTATAaacaataagttaaattattattgataagacACATCAACTTAAGAACTCATTTGAACGCGTAAAATTACAGCTATCTGTACAACTTGGTCGAAcacttattaataatctatGAGACACGTTCTTTAATGTCAATAAATTACGACGGCCGATGACTAATGAACGAAtcatttgttgatttttaacaattttagaattatcttttataagatatttttataccaaacgcattctatattataattaataacaaaaatattacacataacTAGATGCtcctaatatatgtataaaaaagaatttaataacGACGTTTCTTTGGTGTGAacttactaaataaatttcgatagaaatataaatcaataaggaaatgtataaaatcttTGTAAGCCGgttagaaaaacattttaccacttttcaataatacaatatattgtggTAGTAATTGTTATGCTTTATGGCCTTCTTTGATTAGGTGAATTTATATGGCTAATCGTATGTTtgggtaggtacattatttcaacaaatataattttaaacataagcGCGTCTTAAACAATATTGCCGTTTCAATACTATGTATCACGAGGTAAGAATACCAAAAAGAAAACATATCCACAACACACAAGacgctaaatatatatttttatttttacacaagtCATTgcgtaa
The DNA window shown above is from Aphis gossypii isolate Hap1 chromosome 2, ASM2018417v2, whole genome shotgun sequence and carries:
- the LOC114125944 gene encoding myosin heavy chain, non-muscle isoform X1, which translates into the protein MDMDTDRSDPFMKYLAVDRNQLNDQPTQAEWTQKRLVWVPHESQGFVSAGIKGERGDEVEVEIAETGKRVLVDKDVIQKMNPPKFDKSEDMAELTCLNEACVLHNIKDRYYSGLIYTYSGLFCVVVNPYKRLPIYTENIMERYKGNKRHEVPPHVFAVTDTAYRSMLQDREDQSILCTGESGAGKTENTKKVIQYLAYVAASKPKGVIQHASPGPALVVCNTNVSYEGELEQQLLQANPILEAFGNAKTVKNDNSSRFGKFIRINFDASGFIAGANIETYLLEKSRAIRQAKDERTFHIFYQLLCGATAEQKTEFILEDPKTYSFLTNGNLRVPGVDDAAEFRETVNAMNIMGMTTEDYSAIFRIVSAVMLFGNMQFKQERNSDQATLPDNTVAQKVAHLLGLSITEMTKAFLRPRIKVGRDYVSKAQTKEQVEFAVEAISKACYERMFRWLVNRINRSLDRSKRQGASFIGILDMAGFEIFELNSFEQLCINYTNEKLQQLFNHTMFILEQEEYQREGIEWKFIDFGLDLQPTIDLIDKPMGVMALLDEECWFPKATDKSFVEKLMSAQSVHPKFHKTDFRGVADFSIIHYAGKVDYSAHKWLMKNMDPLNENIVQLLQASQDPFVTHIWKDAEIVGIAHQALTDTQFGARTRKGMFRTVSQLYKEQLNKLMITLRNTNPNFVRCIIPNHEKRAGKIDAQLVLDQLRCNGVLEGIRICRQGFPNRIPFQEFRQRYELLTSNAIPKGFMDGKKACEKMIKALELDTNLYRVGQSKIFFRAGVLAHLEEERDFKISDLIVNFQAFCRGYLARRNYQKRLQQLNAIRIIQRNCSAYLKLRNWQWWRLYTKVKPLLEVTKQEEVLSIKEEELKVVKEKLDSQQRGVLELEKKYQTAVDEKNALAEQLQAEVELCAEAEEMRARLAARKLELEEILHDLEARIEEEEERSSTLAQEKKKLQININDLEEQLEEEEGARQKLQLERVQMDAKLKKLEEDLALAEDTNVKQVKEKKVLEERAADLAQTLAEEEEKAKHLAKLKAKHESSIAELEERLLKDNQQRQEMDRTKRKVETEVNDLKEQLNEKKAQVEDLQLQLGKREEELTQAFMRIDEEAASKAQSQKALRELESQLGELQEDLEAERTARSKAEKQKRDLNEELEALKHELLDSLDITAAQHELRAKREQELATLKKSLEEDTQSHEIIITEMRHKHSQEISVINEQIESLKKSKSQLEKSKQTLEAENADLAAELKSSASSKSELERKRKITEAQLSEIQSKFAESERSKNELIDRLSKLSNESESIVNQLEAAELKASAAEKSAGTMETQLQETQALLEEETKLKLSLNSKLKQIESEKEILQEQLEEEEESKKNMEKQIVALNLQITETRKKMEDDAESTAAMEASYKKIFKDVELLQRQIEELQATNDKLEKSKKKLQSELDDINIDLEAQRSKVIELEKKQRIFDKTLAEEKAVSEQMAIERDTAEREAREKETRVLSLTRELDELMVKVEELERGKRTLQNELDELINNQGTADKNVHELEKAKRILESQLAEIRVQNEDLEDELQITEDAKLRLEVNMQALRAQFERDLVAKEEQSEEKRRGLLKQIRDIEAELEDERKQRSTAMAGRKKIEADYKDLEQQLDMHNKLKEDALKQLKKLQVQLKDATRDAEEARASRDELSATAKETERKLKSVEAELLLLTEELSASERARRVAESERDDLHEEMNSNSNKGSTLMVDEKRRLEARISTLEEELEEEQTMSEALNERIRKALIQIEQLNSDLANERATTQKLETNKMLFDRQNKELKAKLAEIETNQRVKTKTAIANLESKIANLDEQLETEAKERQLQQKANRKLEKKMKEVVMQLEDERRTIEQYKEQVEKSNARVKTLKRQIEEAEEEISREKHQKRKIQRDLDELLESNESISRENNNLRSKLRRTGVTTTSRIGATGSKRGSTIDDLSTVHGSSLDDSLESNNGSNDTNSLGAEDMWSR
- the LOC114125944 gene encoding myosin heavy chain, non-muscle isoform X5: MDMDTDRSDPFMKYLAVDRNQLNDQPTQAEWTQKRLVWVPHESQGFVSAGIKGERGDEVEVEIAETGKRVLVDKDVIQKMNPPKFDKSEDMAELTCLNEACVLHNIKDRYYSGLIYTYSGLFCVVVNPYKRLPIYTENIMERYKGNKRHEVPPHVFAVTDTAYRSMLQDREDQSILCTGESGAGKTENTKKVIQYLAYVAASKPKGVIQHASPGPALVVGELEQQLLQANPILEAFGNAKTVKNDNSSRFGKFIRINFDASGFIAGANIETYLLEKSRAIRQAKDERTFHIFYQLLCGATAEQKTEFILEDPKTYSFLTNGNLRVPGVDDAAEFRETVNAMNIMGMTTEDYSAIFRIVSAVMLFGNMQFKQERNSDQATLPDNTVAQKVAHLLGLSITEMTKAFLRPRIKVGRDYVSKAQTKEQVEFAVEAISKACYERMFRWLVNRINRSLDRSKRQGASFIGILDMAGFEIFELNSFEQLCINYTNEKLQQLFNHTMFILEQEEYQREGIEWKFIDFGLDLQPTIDLIDKPMGVMALLDEECWFPKATDKSFVEKLMSAQSVHPKFHKTDFRGVADFSIIHYAGKVDYSAHKWLMKNMDPLNENIVQLLQASQDPFVTHIWKDAEIVGIAHQALTDTQFGARTRKGMFRTVSQLYKEQLNKLMITLRNTNPNFVRCIIPNHEKRAGKIDAQLVLDQLRCNGVLEGIRICRQGFPNRIPFQEFRQRYELLTSNAIPKGFMDGKKACEKMIKALELDTNLYRVGQSKIFFRAGVLAHLEEERDFKISDLIVNFQAFCRGYLARRNYQKRLQQLNAIRIIQRNCSAYLKLRNWQWWRLYTKVKPLLEVTKQEEVLSIKEEELKVVKEKLDSQQRGVLELEKKYQTAVDEKNALAEQLQAEVELCAEAEEMRARLAARKLELEEILHDLEARIEEEEERSSTLAQEKKKLQININDLEEQLEEEEGARQKLQLERVQMDAKLKKLEEDLALAEDTNVKQVKEKKVLEERAADLAQTLAEEEEKAKHLAKLKAKHESSIAELEERLLKDNQQRQEMDRTKRKVETEVNDLKEQLNEKKAQVEDLQLQLGKREEELTQAFMRIDEEAASKAQSQKALRELESQLGELQEDLEAERTARSKAEKQKRDLNEELEALKHELLDSLDITAAQHELRAKREQELATLKKSLEEDTQSHEIIITEMRHKHSQEISVINEQIESLKKSKSQLEKSKQTLEAENADLAAELKSSASSKSELERKRKITEAQLSEIQSKFAESERSKNELIDRLSKLSNESESIVNQLEAAELKASAAEKSAGTMETQLQETQALLEEETKLKLSLNSKLKQIESEKEILQEQLEEEEESKKNMEKQIVALNLQITETRKKMEDDAESTAAMEASYKKIFKDVELLQRQIEELQATNDKLEKSKKKLQSELDDINIDLEAQRSKVIELEKKQRIFDKTLAEEKAVSEQMAIERDTAEREAREKETRVLSLTRELDELMVKVEELERGKRTLQNELDELINNQGTADKNVHELEKAKRILESQLAEIRVQNEDLEDELQITEDAKLRLEVNMQALRAQFERDLVAKEEQSEEKRRGLLKQIRDIEAELEDERKQRSTAMAGRKKIEADYKDLEQQLDMHNKLKEDALKQLKKLQVQLKDATRDAEEARASRDELSATAKETERKLKSVEAELLLLTEELSASERARRVAESERDDLHEEMNSNSNKGTLMVDEKRRLEARISTLEEELEEEQTMSEALNERIRKALIQIEQLNSDLANERATTQKLETNKMLFDRQNKELKAKLAEIETNQRVKTKTAIANLESKIANLDEQLETEAKERQLQQKANRKLEKKMKEVVMQLEDERRTIEQYKEQVEKSNARVKTLKRQIEEAEEEISREKHQKRKIQRDLDELLESNESISRENNNLRSKLRRTGVTTTSRIGATGSKRGSTIDDLSTVHGSSLDDSLESNNGSNDTNSLGAEDMWSR